In one Nicotiana tomentosiformis chromosome 6, ASM39032v3, whole genome shotgun sequence genomic region, the following are encoded:
- the LOC138893698 gene encoding uncharacterized protein, with amino-acid sequence MPSLVSAVFDGKGYRGWRRAVVIALSAKNTLGFIDGNLRVPQAESGLQKSWTHCNDMVLSWLLNSLSKEIAESVLYSQSTKDFWSDREDRFGQTNGAKLFQLQKELSSVVQKNSSVSTFFTKMKSLWDELDALNTFSAYVCECEFGAKAKSVKAHQNKRLLQFLMDPNDIFIGVRNNILMSFPLPSIGQDIGGFDAKKSSGICKYYKKSGHSIEKCYRLHDFSTDFMFTKQKRFQVKVQANNAFNTNEEREEGANSNVKEKLWHYKLGHMSLSNMKKISSVLSCF; translated from the exons ATGCCAAG TCTTGTCTCCGCGGTCTTTGATGGAAAGGGATATAGAGGATGGAGAAGGGCAGTTGTGATAGCCCTATCTGCAAAGAACACACTAGGTTTCATTGATGGCAATCTAAGAGTTCCACAGGCAGAATCTGGACTCCAAAAATCATGGACTCATTGCAATGACATGGTACTTTCATGGCTGCTCAACTCGTTGTCCAAGGAAATAGCAGAAAGTGTGCTTTACTCACAAAGTACTAAGGATTTTTGGAGTGACCGAGAGGACAGATTTGGTCAAACAAATGGTGCAAAGCTCTTCCAATTACAAAAGGAACTCAGTTCTGTAGTGCAAAAAAATTCTAGTGTATCTACTTTTTTCACAAAAATGAAGAGTTTGTGGGATGAACTTGACGCCCTAAACACATTTTCAGCTTATGTTTGTGAATGTGAGTTTGGGGCTAAAGCTAAAAGTGTGAAAGCACATCAGAATAAAAGGTTGTTACAATTTTTAATGGATCCGAATGATATTTTTATTGGGGTTAGAAATAATATTCTAATGTCTTTCCCTTTACCTTCTATTGGTCAA GACATAGGAGGTTTTGACGCTAAGAAAAGTTCAGGAATTTGCAAGTACTACAAAAAATCAGGGCATAGCATTGAAAAATGCTACAGGCTCCATGACTTTTCAACTGACTTCATGTTTACCAAGCAGAAGAGGTTTCAAGTGAAAGTGCAAGCAAATAATGCGTTTAACACaaatgaagaaagagaagagGGAGCAA ATTCAAATGTAAAAGAAAAGTTGTGGCACTATAAACTTGGGCACATGTCTTTGAGTAATATGAAGAAGATTTCATCCGTTCTTTCATGTTTTTAG